Proteins from a single region of Methanoculleus taiwanensis:
- a CDS encoding WD40 repeat domain-containing protein, translating to MIVGESAPVNRNPAGGSREAHPPVQKRSMIRRSRPGLIACGLLVLAVLLCGTASAEEEAYGLLWKAEMTAPVSGMGISLDGSTIAVGAGSTLYLFDKNGHELWSEPIGGQIQGVGLSPEGSHIGVAADKLYLFDREGNLLWTEKTNNFPYHDVALSSNASNIAGACDDGTIYVFDSEQEVLWDASLGADCYGIAISNDGRFIAAGCGDQGVYLLLNGEGTLWSYGTGKAVASIGMSPTGGYIVAGSLDRCVYLSTRGGDHLWKYPATKPIHGVAVASNQGGVAAGSGDTVYLFKNDGELAWKYRVGSSIEDLEISADGAVVAVGTGMGGNSLYLFTNDRALLGENTTGDQEGEGALEDVVPVNSTSDTGDENVSVSANASGTTGAAGSMLAWIDNLLAILFNRAPGEF from the coding sequence ATGATTGTGGGGGAAAGCGCGCCGGTGAACCGTAACCCTGCCGGCGGCAGTAGAGAGGCTCACCCTCCCGTGCAGAAGAGATCGATGATCCGGCGAAGTCGCCCCGGACTGATCGCATGCGGCCTGCTCGTTCTTGCCGTGCTGCTCTGCGGCACCGCTTCGGCAGAGGAAGAGGCTTACGGCCTCCTCTGGAAGGCCGAAATGACCGCTCCGGTATCCGGGATGGGCATCTCACTCGACGGCTCGACGATAGCGGTCGGTGCGGGGAGCACACTCTATCTCTTCGATAAAAACGGACATGAACTCTGGTCGGAGCCTATCGGCGGTCAGATTCAGGGCGTCGGGCTCTCTCCCGAAGGTTCGCACATCGGTGTCGCCGCCGATAAACTCTACCTCTTCGATCGCGAAGGCAACCTGCTCTGGACGGAGAAGACCAATAACTTCCCCTATCATGACGTCGCCCTCTCTTCGAACGCGTCGAATATCGCCGGTGCATGTGACGACGGTACGATCTACGTCTTTGACTCCGAGCAGGAGGTGCTCTGGGACGCAAGCCTCGGCGCCGACTGTTACGGGATCGCCATCTCGAACGACGGGAGGTTCATCGCAGCAGGGTGCGGCGATCAGGGTGTCTACCTCCTCCTGAACGGTGAAGGGACGCTCTGGAGCTACGGCACAGGAAAGGCGGTGGCCAGCATCGGGATGTCGCCGACCGGGGGCTACATCGTGGCCGGTTCTCTCGACCGGTGCGTCTACCTCTCCACCCGCGGGGGCGACCATCTCTGGAAGTACCCGGCCACCAAGCCGATCCATGGGGTTGCCGTCGCATCGAACCAGGGCGGCGTTGCCGCCGGGTCGGGTGATACCGTCTACCTCTTCAAGAATGACGGCGAGCTGGCCTGGAAGTACCGGGTGGGGAGCAGTATTGAGGACCTCGAGATCTCGGCAGACGGAGCGGTTGTAGCCGTCGGAACCGGCATGGGAGGAAACAGCCTCTACCTCTTCACGAACGACCGGGCTCTCCTTGGCGAAAATACAACCGGAGATCAGGAGGGCGAAGGTGCATTGGAAGACGTTGTTCCGGTGAACAGCACCTCTGATACCGGTGACGAGAACGTGTCGGTATCGGCGAATGCTTCCGGCACCACGGGAGCTGCCGGCAGTATGCTTGCCTGGATCGATAATCTCCTCGCCATCCTCTTCAACCGTGCTCCCGGGGAGTTTTAG
- the mobA gene encoding molybdenum cofactor guanylyltransferase, whose amino-acid sequence MRSAVVLVGGEARRAGGREKYFFTYHGKTFIDRLLDTLHAVVDEVVVVARNPGQCERFAEIESIRCIHDLRQGIGPIGGLHAGSQAVHGELIFVAACDMPCISRDVIEMLFESIGDCDAAIPCWNREMLEPLHAVYRRSALLEYLSEHESLSLRTMVRNLNTRYVAMDRIRQIDPELRTFVNINKLEELGEIDGLAADRDP is encoded by the coding sequence GTGCGGTCTGCCGTCGTCCTTGTTGGTGGAGAGGCACGCCGTGCCGGCGGCCGGGAGAAGTACTTCTTCACCTACCACGGGAAGACCTTCATCGACCGGCTCCTCGATACGCTGCATGCGGTCGTGGACGAGGTCGTGGTGGTGGCCCGTAATCCCGGGCAGTGCGAGCGGTTCGCCGAGATCGAAAGCATCCGGTGCATCCACGATCTCCGGCAGGGAATCGGGCCTATCGGCGGTCTGCATGCGGGGTCGCAGGCGGTGCATGGGGAGCTTATCTTCGTTGCGGCCTGCGATATGCCCTGCATCAGCCGCGATGTCATAGAGATGCTCTTCGAGAGCATCGGTGACTGTGATGCGGCTATCCCCTGCTGGAATCGGGAGATGCTCGAACCGCTCCACGCCGTCTACCGGAGGTCGGCACTCCTCGAGTACCTGAGCGAGCACGAGTCGCTCTCGCTCCGGACGATGGTTCGGAACCTCAACACCCGGTACGTAGCTATGGACCGTATCCGTCAGATCGACCCGGAACTCCGCACCTTCGTCAATATCAATAAGCTCGAGGAGCTCGGGGAGATCGACGGCCTTGCTGCAGATCGGGATCCGTAG
- a CDS encoding DUF5654 family protein: MALQTEIIDKMSDLITVAFGLVAALAWNGAIQAIFTEIFGEQSDIPALLGYAILVTIIAVIATIMIGRAAARAREAQMAKERKV, translated from the coding sequence TTGGCACTGCAGACAGAAATTATCGATAAGATGTCCGATCTCATCACCGTGGCCTTCGGGCTGGTTGCCGCACTTGCCTGGAACGGGGCGATTCAGGCGATCTTCACAGAGATTTTCGGGGAGCAGAGCGACATTCCGGCACTGCTCGGGTACGCGATTCTCGTCACGATCATCGCCGTCATCGCCACCATCATGATCGGGCGGGCAGCCGCCCGGGCACGGGAAGCGCAGATGGCCAAGGAAAGGAAGGTATAA
- a CDS encoding malate dehydrogenase has translation MTSLAVMGVGRVGGETAYLAAVLGLVDEIIMHDVYEPLLRAQVLDLCHTGLDVAVSTDTEAMRDADIFVFAAGTPRNPGIRTRADLLEANLPVARSCGRHLKGFEGVVITITNPMDANNYALSKLMEVDRRRCIGFGGQLDSARFGCILGSENLRGPAVVLGEHGEHQVPIFSRTGQVVAPELRESILTRLRGASMEVIAGKGGTVFGPACHIARLIEAIVRDRREVLPCSCIVDGEYGLSGCSIGVPARIGREGVLAIEEWDLDPWEAERMHAAGAYIRDLARRFDD, from the coding sequence ATGACCAGCCTTGCAGTAATGGGAGTAGGACGGGTGGGCGGAGAGACCGCGTACCTCGCCGCGGTGCTCGGCCTTGTCGACGAGATCATCATGCACGATGTCTACGAACCCCTCCTTCGTGCCCAGGTTCTCGATCTATGCCATACCGGGCTCGATGTTGCCGTCAGTACCGACACGGAAGCGATGCGGGATGCGGATATCTTCGTCTTCGCTGCGGGCACGCCGCGAAACCCGGGCATCAGGACCCGGGCGGATCTGCTCGAGGCGAACCTCCCTGTTGCCAGATCCTGCGGCAGGCACCTGAAGGGCTTTGAAGGGGTCGTCATCACGATCACGAACCCCATGGACGCGAACAACTACGCCCTCTCCAAGCTCATGGAGGTGGATCGGCGCCGCTGTATCGGATTCGGCGGTCAGCTCGACAGTGCACGGTTCGGCTGCATCCTCGGAAGCGAGAACCTCCGCGGCCCGGCCGTCGTGCTCGGCGAGCACGGCGAGCACCAGGTACCGATCTTCTCCCGGACCGGTCAGGTGGTCGCCCCCGAGCTCCGGGAGTCGATCCTCACCCGGCTCAGAGGTGCGAGCATGGAAGTGATTGCAGGCAAAGGCGGCACCGTCTTCGGGCCTGCCTGTCACATCGCCCGGCTCATCGAAGCGATCGTCCGTGACCGCCGGGAGGTGCTGCCCTGCTCGTGCATCGTCGACGGGGAGTACGGACTCTCCGGCTGCTCCATCGGCGTTCCCGCCCGTATCGGCCGGGAGGGTGTTCTCGCGATCGAGGAGTGGGATCTCGACCCCTGGGAGGCGGAGCGGATGCATGCCGCCGGAGCGTATATAAGAGACCTCGCACGGAGATTTGATGACTGA
- a CDS encoding dihydroorotate dehydrogenase — MVTLKPGPINVGGLRLNNHLLLAAGILGTTGASLARILASGAGGVVTKSIGPEPKAGHHGPCVVTVDGGVLNAMGLPNPSSGFTRELEAIRGQPVVVSIFGGNPEEFATVAGWFAGNAAGFELNVSCPHAAGYGAALGSDPAIVEACTRAVSRLGLPTWVKLTPNVTDIAECGRAAQRGGATAIVAINTLKAMRISTALRRPVLGNTFGGLSGPAVFPVAVRSVYDLYEACSIPIVGCGGITTADNVVEMMMAGASAVEIGSAVMDDIGIFATIAGDLYAPDGEDPAGIVGCAHA; from the coding sequence ATGGTTACGCTCAAACCAGGCCCCATCAACGTCGGAGGTCTCCGACTGAATAATCACCTCCTGCTGGCGGCAGGTATCCTCGGAACAACCGGAGCCTCACTCGCCCGTATCCTTGCAAGCGGAGCGGGAGGTGTGGTCACCAAGTCCATCGGCCCCGAGCCGAAAGCCGGGCATCACGGCCCATGCGTCGTGACGGTCGACGGAGGAGTCCTCAATGCCATGGGACTCCCGAACCCCTCGTCAGGGTTCACCCGCGAACTCGAAGCAATCCGCGGCCAGCCCGTGGTCGTCAGTATCTTCGGGGGAAACCCTGAAGAGTTTGCCACCGTCGCCGGCTGGTTTGCCGGCAATGCTGCAGGTTTTGAACTGAACGTAAGCTGCCCGCACGCCGCGGGCTACGGTGCGGCACTCGGAAGCGATCCTGCCATAGTGGAGGCGTGCACCCGTGCCGTCAGCCGCCTCGGCCTCCCCACGTGGGTAAAACTCACCCCGAACGTGACGGATATCGCCGAATGCGGCCGGGCGGCGCAGCGCGGCGGTGCGACTGCGATCGTCGCGATAAACACGCTAAAAGCGATGCGGATCTCGACGGCGCTCCGGCGGCCGGTTCTCGGCAACACGTTCGGCGGCCTCTCCGGGCCGGCCGTCTTCCCGGTAGCCGTCAGGTCGGTTTATGACTTATACGAAGCCTGCTCGATACCGATCGTCGGATGCGGCGGCATTACGACCGCCGACAACGTGGTGGAGATGATGATGGCGGGAGCGAGCGCCGTCGAGATAGGAAGCGCCGTTATGGACGATATCGGGATATTCGCGACGATTGCAGGCGACCTCTATGCGCCGGACGGGGAAGACCCTGCCGGAATCGTGGGGTGCGCCCATGCGTGA
- a CDS encoding dihydroorotate dehydrogenase electron transfer subunit — MREQMPIGVTITRITEESPSIRTFTFDQEIPFNPGQFVMVWVPGVDEIPMALSATDAITVQKVGDATAALFSLGVGDQIGIRGPFGNGFAVTGRTLAVGGGIGVSPLHPLATAGLVDVFLLGARSAEDLIFADRLAETTTLFTATDDGSAGHHGFVTDLLGRIDPIDFDHICVCGPEVMMRAVLGILERHGCTDRGQFSLHRYMKCGIGICGSCCTDPGGLRVCRDGPVFTGDRLIASEFGHYTRDASGQRKNL, encoded by the coding sequence ATGCGTGAACAGATGCCGATCGGGGTTACCATCACCCGGATCACGGAGGAGAGCCCCTCGATACGGACGTTCACCTTCGATCAAGAGATACCGTTCAACCCCGGCCAGTTCGTGATGGTCTGGGTGCCGGGCGTCGATGAGATTCCGATGGCACTCTCCGCGACCGACGCCATCACCGTCCAGAAGGTCGGGGACGCCACCGCAGCGCTCTTCTCACTCGGCGTCGGGGATCAGATCGGGATCCGGGGGCCCTTCGGGAACGGGTTTGCCGTAACCGGCAGGACGCTTGCCGTCGGTGGCGGGATTGGCGTATCCCCGCTCCACCCCCTCGCGACCGCGGGACTGGTCGACGTCTTCCTGCTCGGTGCACGTTCGGCTGAAGATCTGATCTTTGCTGACCGGCTCGCGGAGACGACGACCCTCTTTACGGCCACCGACGACGGATCGGCAGGGCATCACGGGTTCGTCACCGATCTCCTCGGCCGGATCGATCCGATCGACTTCGATCATATCTGCGTCTGCGGCCCCGAGGTGATGATGCGCGCCGTCCTTGGCATCCTCGAGCGGCACGGATGCACCGACCGCGGGCAGTTCTCGCTCCACCGCTATATGAAGTGCGGCATCGGCATCTGCGGCTCCTGCTGCACCGACCCGGGCGGCCTCCGGGTCTGCCGCGACGGCCCGGTCTTCACCGGCGATCGGTTGATCGCAAGCGAGTTCGGGCACTATACACGGGATGCGAGCGGGCAGCGAAAAAACCTCTGA
- a CDS encoding methylated-DNA--[protein]-cysteine S-methyltransferase translates to MEITTGACRLGLWFVHVSWQGDLVLRVRFSRQGVESSVPAPIRRYCAGQREDLLALTSTATEGDSVMARIYREVRRVPYGETATYGAIAAKVGTAPRVVGMAMARNPTPLVIPCHRIVAKGGIGGFSPEVGIKEHLLSLERRAARKNGEFNPDL, encoded by the coding sequence ATGGAGATAACGACCGGTGCCTGCAGGCTCGGTCTCTGGTTCGTGCACGTCTCCTGGCAGGGCGACCTCGTCCTCCGTGTTCGGTTCTCCCGGCAGGGGGTGGAGAGCAGCGTGCCCGCTCCGATCCGCCGCTACTGTGCCGGGCAGCGGGAAGACCTCCTCGCCCTTACGAGCACCGCGACCGAAGGGGACTCGGTTATGGCGCGGATCTACCGCGAGGTGCGGCGTGTTCCCTACGGAGAGACCGCGACCTACGGGGCGATTGCCGCGAAGGTCGGGACGGCGCCGCGTGTCGTGGGGATGGCCATGGCACGGAATCCGACGCCGCTCGTCATCCCCTGCCACCGTATCGTCGCGAAAGGCGGTATCGGAGGATTCTCGCCCGAGGTTGGGATTAAGGAGCATCTCCTCTCTCTGGAACGGAGGGCTGCCCGAAAAAACGGAGAGTTTAACCCCGATCTTTGA
- a CDS encoding DNA-directed DNA polymerase — MTEGVLRDDGCSTQAGDTSADCDRVRFGIHQVEYSVGGEGSIIHLFGRDSAGAAVRLDVTGFRPYFYAPVEQVDARSHPAQVDVEAGTVYRSIRGKPLRRLYTRRPSDVRDVREGYEHYEADIPFATRFMIDCGLTAGVEAPAGPTADYRALTPDDVLAPARHCIMDIECEDERGFPEPERDAIISVTCWDSFDDEYVTLIWLPGMSTDEPCTFEPEFSTGDAHSVFRFPDEVSMLKALIAYVCARDPDILSGWNFTEFDVPYLLRRMEVLGLRTVDLSRLPGQTERNAIRGRAIFDLLAAYKKMHQSQKESYRLDAIGEEELGIRKVRYAGTLSDLWRDDPAKLVEYNCRDVELCVGINKKNNIIEFYREIARYVGCPLDRTLNSSNVIDIYILRKSSGQFILPSKGFAAGDEFEGAIVFEPASGLRENVVVLDLKSLYPMAMMTINASPETKDPAGDLRAPNGIRFKKEPDGLTRSIIAELLEERDRRKQLRNTYPFGSPEYVLLDLQQNVLKVIMNTYYGVSGYARFRLYDREIGSAVTSVGRAIIQHTRDVITGMGYTVLYGDTDSCMIQVPPGDLDAIIRASRTMEETLNASYAEFAHDVLGADTHYFSIKFEKVYRRFFQAGKKKRYAGHLVWKEGKDVDEVDVVGFEIRRSDSPQITREVQRTVIEMILKGDGYEDVRAYLRDVIRKYRRGEYPLDVVGIPGGIGKTLDAYENDDAQIRGAKYSNEYLGTDFKRGSKPKRVYIRNVTAKYPRTDVVCFEYPDQVPPEFVVDWETMLDKTLKGPISRIIEPLGWGWHDVDPSRTTLFDFG; from the coding sequence ATGACTGAGGGAGTGCTCCGGGACGACGGCTGTTCGACGCAGGCCGGGGACACGTCTGCAGACTGCGACAGAGTGCGGTTCGGGATCCACCAGGTGGAGTACAGCGTCGGGGGCGAAGGATCGATCATCCACCTCTTCGGCCGCGACTCCGCGGGTGCCGCCGTCCGGCTCGACGTGACGGGTTTTCGCCCCTACTTCTACGCACCCGTCGAGCAGGTGGACGCCCGCAGCCACCCTGCGCAGGTTGATGTCGAAGCGGGCACGGTGTACCGCTCGATACGGGGAAAACCGCTCCGCCGCCTCTATACCCGGCGCCCGAGCGATGTCCGGGATGTCCGAGAGGGTTATGAGCACTACGAGGCCGATATTCCGTTTGCGACCCGCTTCATGATCGACTGCGGGCTCACCGCCGGTGTGGAGGCGCCGGCAGGCCCGACCGCCGACTACCGTGCTCTCACGCCTGACGACGTCCTCGCTCCCGCCCGCCACTGCATCATGGATATCGAGTGCGAGGACGAGCGGGGATTCCCCGAGCCTGAGCGCGATGCCATCATCAGCGTCACCTGCTGGGACTCGTTCGACGACGAGTACGTGACGCTTATCTGGCTCCCGGGCATGTCGACGGACGAGCCCTGCACCTTCGAGCCCGAGTTCTCCACGGGCGATGCGCACTCCGTCTTCCGGTTTCCGGACGAGGTCTCGATGCTCAAGGCACTCATCGCCTACGTCTGCGCCCGCGACCCGGATATTCTGAGCGGCTGGAACTTCACCGAGTTCGACGTTCCGTACCTTCTGCGGCGGATGGAGGTTCTCGGGCTTCGCACCGTGGATCTCTCCCGCCTCCCCGGTCAGACCGAGCGTAACGCCATCCGCGGAAGGGCGATCTTCGATCTCCTCGCCGCCTACAAGAAGATGCACCAGTCGCAGAAGGAGTCGTACCGGCTCGACGCGATCGGCGAGGAGGAACTCGGTATCAGGAAGGTCAGGTACGCCGGAACGCTCTCCGATCTCTGGCGGGACGACCCGGCAAAACTTGTGGAGTACAACTGTCGGGACGTCGAGCTCTGCGTCGGGATTAATAAGAAGAACAATATCATCGAGTTCTACCGCGAGATCGCCCGGTACGTCGGTTGCCCGCTCGACCGGACGCTGAACAGTTCGAACGTCATCGATATCTACATCCTCCGGAAATCCTCCGGGCAGTTTATCCTGCCCTCGAAGGGCTTTGCGGCCGGGGACGAGTTCGAGGGCGCCATCGTCTTCGAACCGGCGTCGGGCCTCCGCGAGAACGTGGTGGTCCTCGACTTAAAGAGTCTCTACCCGATGGCGATGATGACGATCAACGCCTCGCCCGAGACGAAAGACCCTGCGGGAGATCTCCGGGCGCCGAACGGGATCCGCTTTAAGAAAGAGCCCGACGGCCTGACGCGGAGCATCATCGCCGAGCTCCTCGAGGAGCGCGACCGGCGAAAGCAGCTCCGGAACACCTATCCGTTCGGATCGCCCGAGTACGTCCTCCTCGATCTGCAGCAGAACGTCCTGAAGGTGATCATGAACACCTACTACGGTGTCTCGGGGTACGCCCGGTTCCGTCTCTACGACCGGGAGATCGGCTCCGCGGTCACCTCGGTGGGACGGGCGATCATCCAGCATACGCGCGACGTGATCACCGGCATGGGGTATACCGTCCTCTACGGCGACACCGACTCCTGCATGATACAGGTGCCGCCCGGCGACCTTGATGCTATCATCCGGGCATCCCGCACGATGGAGGAGACGCTGAACGCGAGTTACGCCGAGTTTGCCCACGACGTCCTCGGCGCGGATACCCACTACTTCTCCATCAAGTTCGAGAAGGTCTACCGGCGGTTCTTCCAGGCCGGGAAGAAGAAACGTTACGCCGGTCATCTCGTCTGGAAGGAGGGAAAAGACGTCGACGAGGTCGACGTCGTGGGTTTCGAGATCCGCCGGAGCGACTCGCCGCAGATCACGCGTGAGGTCCAGCGGACCGTGATCGAGATGATCCTCAAGGGCGACGGCTACGAGGACGTGCGGGCGTACCTGCGGGACGTCATTCGGAAGTACCGGCGGGGCGAGTACCCCCTCGACGTGGTCGGCATCCCGGGCGGGATAGGGAAGACCCTCGATGCTTACGAGAACGACGATGCGCAGATCCGGGGCGCGAAGTACTCGAACGAGTATCTCGGCACCGACTTCAAGCGCGGCAGCAAACCAAAGCGCGTGTACATCCGGAATGTGACGGCGAAGTATCCGCGGACGGACGTCGTCTGCTTCGAGTATCCCGATCAGGTACCTCCGGAGTTTGTCGTGGACTGGGAGACGATGCTCGATAAGACACTGAAAGGACCCATCTCCCGGATCATCGAGCCGCTCGGGTGGGGATGGCACGACGTCGACCCGTCGAGGACGACGCTCTTTGATTTCGGGTAG
- a CDS encoding ketopantoate reductase family protein, with product MKVVILGAGAVGLTVAAKLSAVCEVHAVCRKRHADRIRERGFLLTGIWGEGTYRFSCSEALPEGSDPDYFIITSKSTGTEAICREYADALRGHEVVSLQNGIGNEEIIARYTDRVIGGMIITGFEWRGDAAVHVSVEASPMKLGRFPEGIDDAVMRLVRLIESAGMNVLPGDAIRSDIWSKTLYNCALNPLGALADVPYGKLADPHAWRIVTELVREVCQVAEAEGIRLPWKTPAEYLAFLRDTQLPATAAHHSSMLQDLKSGRRTEIDFLNGAVVSRGRLHGIPVAYNACITEQIRFREELGREGR from the coding sequence ATGAAGGTTGTAATTCTTGGTGCGGGGGCGGTCGGTCTCACCGTCGCCGCGAAGCTCTCGGCTGTCTGTGAGGTTCACGCGGTCTGCCGGAAACGTCATGCCGACCGCATCAGGGAGCGGGGATTCCTCCTGACCGGTATCTGGGGTGAGGGCACGTACCGGTTCAGTTGCTCCGAGGCTCTTCCCGAAGGGAGCGATCCGGACTACTTCATCATCACCTCCAAGTCCACCGGCACGGAAGCGATCTGCAGGGAGTATGCCGATGCACTCCGCGGGCACGAGGTGGTCAGTCTCCAGAATGGCATCGGCAACGAGGAGATCATCGCCCGGTATACCGATCGCGTCATCGGCGGCATGATCATCACGGGGTTTGAGTGGCGCGGCGATGCGGCGGTGCACGTCTCTGTGGAGGCGTCGCCGATGAAACTCGGACGGTTCCCGGAAGGGATCGATGATGCGGTCATGCGGCTCGTACGCCTCATCGAAAGCGCCGGGATGAATGTCCTTCCCGGCGATGCGATCAGGAGCGACATCTGGTCGAAGACGCTCTACAACTGTGCCTTAAACCCGCTCGGCGCCCTCGCCGACGTCCCGTACGGGAAACTTGCCGACCCGCACGCCTGGCGGATCGTCACCGAGCTCGTCCGGGAGGTCTGCCAGGTTGCAGAGGCGGAAGGCATCCGGCTTCCCTGGAAGACCCCGGCCGAGTACCTTGCGTTCCTCCGGGACACCCAGCTCCCGGCGACTGCGGCGCACCACTCCTCGATGCTCCAGGACCTTAAAAGCGGGCGGAGGACCGAGATCGATTTCCTGAACGGCGCGGTGGTATCCCGGGGGCGCCTGCACGGCATCCCGGTGGCCTACAACGCCTGCATCACCGAACAGATCCGGTTCCGCGAGGAACTCGGACGGGAAGGACGGTAG
- a CDS encoding ATP-dependent DNA helicase, with product MDTLDDWFPYSSYRPHQREMLELAASSARDGGIAMVDAPTGSGKSSVVSALLAESRGRKVIIGVRTISQLNTFMRELAMIRKKRGSLKFAYLIGKGSMCPLRGEGDIYRRCEGVKAFSTALMRERAQKGSLIPANDRQIRQQIRKMDLDHPLICPYYVHAKSYVEPEDAGLKMIPSAALRVRAERVRNELILPDQLVKFCGEICPYETMLHAAREADVILVNFHHLFNDAIREQLYQSLDIDGGDALLLIDEAHNCGEVVQSIESVVLEERDLEQAANELAHQRKTSKEADAIQHLLPPVRQFMEALKASRETEDWFEPAIFQKMIMKGSLYPSMEAIVDDLLKISEGLRERNLKAGEFRESAIERLCEFFYRIFRSAADPAFLTVYRRDDDGNVALEVRNIDPSTKLQDIAQAHACCILISGTLSPIESYRRYYFGDLPVRTLSLPNAFPKENRLILAATDITTAYSMRRDPQNLARLDEYIRTFATLPGNLAIYFPSYDLLNTFAERCSRSIRGKQVFIEPKGAADASAALKEFMALPGQRKSGILFAVSGGKWSEGLDYRGDLLAGALVIGLPLAPFNQVRKMVIEYFRMKFGEEGEFISYTLPAINRALQALGRVLRTPEDRGVLVLGEKRFLEPRVKGGLPPWMQTEMVACEVEGFKAAVSGWR from the coding sequence ATGGATACCCTCGACGACTGGTTCCCGTACAGCAGTTACCGCCCCCACCAGCGGGAGATGCTCGAGCTTGCAGCATCCTCGGCGAGAGATGGCGGCATCGCGATGGTCGACGCCCCCACCGGCAGCGGTAAGTCGAGCGTCGTCTCGGCGCTGCTTGCCGAGAGTCGGGGGAGAAAAGTGATCATCGGGGTGCGCACCATCAGTCAGCTCAACACGTTCATGCGGGAGCTTGCGATGATCCGCAAAAAGCGTGGCTCTCTCAAATTCGCGTATCTCATCGGGAAGGGGAGCATGTGCCCTCTTCGCGGAGAGGGGGATATCTACCGGCGGTGCGAGGGCGTGAAAGCCTTCTCGACGGCTCTCATGCGGGAGCGGGCGCAGAAGGGGTCGCTCATACCGGCGAACGACCGGCAGATCCGCCAGCAGATCCGGAAGATGGATCTCGATCACCCGCTCATCTGCCCCTACTACGTCCACGCGAAGTCGTATGTCGAGCCTGAGGACGCGGGGCTGAAGATGATCCCCTCGGCGGCGCTCCGCGTCCGTGCCGAGCGGGTGCGTAACGAGCTGATCCTGCCCGACCAGCTCGTCAAGTTCTGCGGCGAGATCTGCCCGTACGAGACGATGCTGCATGCCGCACGGGAAGCGGACGTCATCCTCGTGAACTTCCACCACCTCTTCAACGACGCTATCCGCGAGCAGCTCTACCAGTCGCTCGATATCGACGGCGGCGATGCTCTTCTCCTGATCGACGAGGCGCACAACTGCGGGGAGGTCGTCCAGAGCATCGAGAGCGTGGTGCTGGAGGAGCGCGATCTCGAACAGGCGGCAAACGAGCTTGCCCACCAGCGCAAGACAAGCAAGGAAGCGGATGCGATCCAGCACCTCCTCCCGCCGGTCCGCCAGTTCATGGAGGCGCTGAAGGCGTCGCGGGAGACCGAAGACTGGTTCGAGCCTGCCATCTTCCAGAAGATGATTATGAAAGGCTCGCTCTACCCGAGTATGGAGGCGATCGTCGACGATCTCCTCAAGATCAGCGAGGGTCTCCGCGAGCGGAACTTAAAAGCCGGAGAGTTCCGCGAGAGCGCCATCGAGCGGCTCTGCGAGTTCTTCTACCGGATCTTCCGTTCGGCGGCCGATCCTGCATTCCTCACCGTCTACCGGCGGGACGACGACGGGAACGTCGCGCTCGAGGTGCGCAACATCGACCCGAGCACGAAGCTGCAGGATATCGCCCAGGCGCACGCCTGCTGCATCCTCATCTCGGGGACGCTCTCGCCGATCGAGAGCTACCGCCGCTACTACTTCGGCGACCTTCCTGTCCGGACGCTCTCGCTCCCGAACGCCTTTCCGAAGGAGAACCGGCTCATCCTCGCGGCGACCGATATCACCACCGCGTACTCGATGCGCCGCGACCCGCAGAACCTCGCACGGCTCGACGAGTACATCCGCACCTTCGCGACCCTCCCCGGAAACCTCGCTATCTACTTCCCCTCGTACGATCTCCTCAACACCTTCGCGGAACGGTGCTCGCGGAGTATTCGGGGCAAGCAGGTCTTCATCGAACCGAAAGGGGCGGCAGATGCGAGTGCGGCGCTAAAGGAGTTCATGGCGCTCCCGGGCCAGCGTAAGTCCGGGATCCTCTTTGCGGTCAGCGGCGGGAAGTGGAGCGAAGGGCTCGACTACCGGGGCGACCTCCTTGCAGGAGCGCTTGTCATCGGCCTCCCCCTCGCGCCCTTCAACCAGGTACGGAAGATGGTGATCGAGTACTTCCGGATGAAGTTCGGAGAAGAGGGTGAGTTCATCAGCTACACCCTGCCCGCGATCAACCGTGCCCTGCAGGCGCTCGGGCGGGTGCTCCGGACGCCGGAGGATCGGGGCGTGCTGGTGCTCGGGGAGAAGCGGTTCCTCGAACCCCGGGTGAAGGGCGGCCTCCCCCCCTGGATGCAGACGGAGATGGTGGCGTGCGAGGTAGAAGGATTCAAAGCGGCGGTCTCGGGATGGAGATAA